The following coding sequences are from one Azospirillum sp. TSH100 window:
- a CDS encoding aldose epimerase family protein translates to MATDLKRENFSATIDGKPVDLFTLRNGRGMVVRITNYGAKIEQILVPDRYGALGDVVQGYDGIEGVMGGQASMGSFIGRYCGRIPDGRFTLDGVAHQAAVNSPPNTLHGGQRGSRFRVFDARQLDESNLELTYVFQDGEEGFSGTLPLRLVYTVGDDNTLTIAWAAVAADRTTIANFTDHTFFNLSGDPGSSILDHVATIHAGRYLALGETAVPTGEMVDVTGTPHDFRTPAALGARIEADDPMLALGKGYDLHYVIDKPASGGAPALHARFVHPASGRTLEVLSTEPGLQLYTGNALEGKTPRDVGKGGTLYTKHSAFCAEPSKFPNAVNIPSFPSTVLRPGQWYAGSIVYRFGVA, encoded by the coding sequence ATGGCGACCGACCTCAAGCGAGAGAATTTCTCCGCCACCATCGACGGCAAGCCGGTGGATTTGTTCACTCTGCGCAATGGGCGCGGCATGGTGGTGCGCATCACCAATTACGGCGCCAAGATCGAGCAGATCCTGGTCCCCGACCGCTACGGCGCGCTGGGCGACGTGGTGCAGGGCTATGACGGGATCGAGGGCGTGATGGGCGGTCAGGCGTCCATGGGGTCCTTCATCGGGCGCTATTGCGGGCGCATCCCCGACGGGCGCTTCACGCTGGACGGCGTCGCCCATCAGGCCGCGGTCAACAGCCCGCCCAACACCCTGCATGGTGGCCAGCGCGGCTCGCGCTTCCGCGTCTTCGACGCCCGGCAGCTCGATGAGAGCAACCTGGAGTTGACCTATGTCTTCCAGGATGGCGAGGAGGGCTTTTCCGGTACCCTGCCGCTGCGGCTGGTCTATACGGTCGGCGACGACAATACCCTGACCATCGCCTGGGCTGCGGTGGCGGCCGACAGGACCACCATCGCCAACTTCACCGACCACACCTTCTTCAACCTGTCGGGCGATCCGGGATCATCGATCCTCGACCATGTCGCCACCATCCATGCCGGCCGTTATCTGGCGCTCGGCGAGACGGCGGTGCCGACCGGCGAGATGGTGGATGTCACCGGCACGCCGCATGATTTCCGCACCCCGGCGGCGCTGGGCGCCCGCATCGAGGCCGATGACCCCATGCTGGCGCTCGGCAAGGGGTACGACCTGCATTACGTGATCGACAAGCCGGCGAGCGGCGGGGCGCCGGCCCTCCACGCCCGCTTCGTGCATCCCGCCAGTGGCCGGACGCTGGAGGTGCTGTCGACCGAACCGGGCCTGCAACTCTACACCGGCAATGCCCTGGAGGGAAAAACCCCGCGGGACGTCGGCAAGGGCGGCACGCTCTACACCAAGCACAGCGCCTTCTGCGCCGAACCGTCGAAATTCCCCAACGCCGTCAACATTCCCTCCTTCCCCTCGACGGTGCTGCGTCCCGGCCAATGGTATGCCGGGTCCATCGTCTACCGGTTCGGGGTCGCCTGA
- the pyk gene encoding pyruvate kinase, protein MNSAKPIRRYRQTKIVATLGPSSSTPEMIRRLFEAGVDVFRLNFSHGSHQDHGERVRAIRALEEESGRPIAIMADLQGPKLRLGRFADGPVTLTPGQSFCLDLLAEPGDARRVGMPHPEIFAALVPDAELLLDDGKVRLRVTACGADFAETVVVSGTKLSDRKGVNVPGVVLPLSPLTAKDRADLDFALDQGVDWVALSFVQRPEDVAEARKLIAGRAALLSKLEKPQAIQHLDRIVELSDGVMVARGDLGVEMPPEDVPSIQKRIIRAARLAGKPVIVATQMLESMISAPAPTRAEASDVATAVFDGADAVMLSAETASGDYPVEAVSIMDRIARRVEGDPLYRGLMDAQHADPEQTESDAITAAARQVAHTVKAAAIATYTTSGSTTLRAARERPEVPILCLTEQAAIARRLVLAYGVHAVLTEDVQNFSDMVHKAARLAYVHGLAEEGQRLVITAGVPFGMPGSTNILRIAWVEAPSRPEHEREARARQPMHLADA, encoded by the coding sequence ATGAACAGTGCCAAACCGATCCGCCGCTACCGGCAGACGAAGATCGTCGCCACGCTGGGTCCGTCCTCCTCCACGCCCGAGATGATCCGCCGGCTTTTTGAAGCCGGTGTCGATGTCTTCCGCCTGAATTTCAGCCACGGCAGCCACCAGGACCATGGCGAGCGCGTCCGCGCCATCCGCGCGCTGGAGGAGGAATCCGGCCGTCCCATCGCCATCATGGCCGATCTCCAGGGGCCGAAGCTGCGGCTCGGCCGCTTCGCCGACGGACCGGTGACGCTGACGCCCGGCCAGTCCTTCTGCCTCGACCTGCTGGCGGAGCCCGGTGACGCCCGCCGCGTCGGCATGCCCCATCCGGAGATCTTCGCCGCCCTGGTGCCGGATGCCGAACTGCTGCTGGACGACGGCAAGGTCCGGCTGCGGGTGACCGCCTGCGGCGCCGACTTCGCCGAGACGGTGGTGGTGTCGGGAACGAAGCTGTCCGACCGCAAGGGGGTCAATGTTCCCGGCGTGGTGCTGCCGCTGTCGCCGCTGACCGCCAAGGATCGCGCCGACCTGGATTTCGCCCTCGACCAGGGGGTGGACTGGGTGGCGCTGAGCTTCGTCCAGCGGCCGGAGGACGTGGCCGAGGCGCGCAAGCTGATCGCCGGCCGCGCCGCCCTGCTGTCGAAGCTGGAAAAGCCGCAGGCGATCCAGCATCTCGACCGCATCGTCGAGCTGTCGGACGGCGTCATGGTGGCGCGCGGCGACCTCGGCGTGGAGATGCCGCCGGAGGACGTGCCCTCGATCCAGAAGCGCATCATCCGCGCCGCCCGTTTGGCCGGCAAGCCGGTGATCGTCGCCACCCAGATGCTGGAATCGATGATCTCCGCCCCCGCCCCGACGCGGGCCGAGGCGTCGGACGTCGCCACCGCGGTGTTCGACGGCGCCGATGCCGTGATGCTGTCGGCGGAGACCGCATCCGGCGACTATCCGGTCGAGGCGGTGTCGATCATGGACCGCATCGCCCGCCGGGTGGAAGGCGATCCGCTCTATCGCGGATTGATGGACGCGCAGCATGCCGATCCGGAACAGACGGAATCGGACGCCATCACCGCGGCCGCCCGGCAGGTCGCCCATACGGTAAAGGCGGCGGCCATCGCCACCTACACCACCAGCGGCTCCACCACGCTGCGGGCGGCACGCGAACGGCCGGAGGTGCCGATCCTGTGCCTGACCGAACAGGCAGCCATCGCCCGCCGGCTTGTGCTGGCCTACGGCGTCCATGCCGTGTTGACGGAGGATGTGCAGAACTTCTCCGACATGGTGCACAAGGCGGCACGGCTGGCCTATGTGCATGGACTGGCCGAAGAAGGACAGCGGCTGGTCATCACCGCCGGCGTGCCGTTCGGCATGCCGGGATCGACCAATATCCTACGGATCGCCTGGGTCGAAGCACCGAGCCGCCCGGAGCACGAACGCGAAGCCCGCGCCCGTCAGCCGATGCATTTGGCCGACGCCTGA